One region of Anaeromyxobacter paludicola genomic DNA includes:
- the nusB gene encoding transcription antitermination factor NusB, translating into MAAQKRTKARERAVQALYQIDVSATDLDEALARFWKSFEPVEREVMDLAEELVRGVARHRQEVDDAIEAVSTHWRLDRMAKVDRNVLRLAVFELRHGDTPVKVAINEAIELGKKFGSESSGAFINGVLDRIAGELPASRRGPGAGGR; encoded by the coding sequence ATGGCCGCCCAGAAGCGCACCAAGGCCCGCGAGCGCGCCGTCCAGGCGCTCTACCAGATCGACGTCTCCGCGACGGATCTCGACGAGGCGCTGGCGCGCTTCTGGAAGAGCTTCGAGCCGGTGGAGCGCGAGGTCATGGACCTCGCGGAGGAGCTGGTGCGCGGCGTGGCCCGCCACCGGCAGGAGGTCGACGACGCCATCGAGGCGGTCTCGACGCACTGGCGGCTCGACCGCATGGCCAAGGTGGACCGGAACGTCCTCCGCCTCGCCGTCTTCGAGCTCCGCCACGGCGACACGCCGGTGAAGGTGGCCATCAACGAGGCCATCGAGCTCGGCAAGAAGTTCGGCAGCGAGAGCTCGGGCGCGTTCATCAACGGGGTGCTCGACCGGATCGCCGGGGAGCTCCCCGCCTCCCGCCGCGGCCCCGGCGCCGGAGGGCGATGA
- the glyA gene encoding serine hydroxymethyltransferase: MMPQKPLAEADPDIARLIQEETRRQEEGLELIASENFVSPAVMQAMGSPLTNKYAEGYPGKRYYGGCEVVDQVEQIAIDRAKAIFKADHANVQPHSGSQANMAAYFALMQPGDTLLAMSLNFGGHLTHGSPVNFSGKLYKVVPYGLKQGDETIDYDEVARLAKEHGPRVIMAGASAYPRVIDFVRLKEIADSVNASLVVDMAHIAGLVAAGVHPSPVPHAEIVTSTTHKTLRGPRGGLILAKEQHAKVLNSQIFPGIQGGPLEHVIAAKAVAFGEAQKPEFKAYQQQIVKNAQALAEGLKSAGLRLVSGGTDNHLMLVDLRPRKLTGRTAEEALGKAGITVNKNMIPWDPEKPMTTSGIRVGTPAITTRGMGVAEMATVAKLISAALDAPGDDAALAKVKGEVKELCKQFPLYPGLG, encoded by the coding sequence ATGATGCCGCAGAAGCCGCTCGCCGAAGCCGATCCCGACATCGCCCGCCTCATCCAGGAGGAGACGCGGCGGCAGGAGGAGGGGCTCGAGCTCATCGCCAGCGAGAACTTCGTCTCCCCGGCGGTGATGCAGGCCATGGGCTCGCCGCTCACCAACAAGTACGCCGAGGGCTACCCCGGGAAGCGGTACTACGGCGGCTGCGAGGTGGTGGACCAGGTCGAGCAGATCGCCATCGACCGGGCCAAGGCCATCTTCAAGGCCGACCACGCCAACGTGCAGCCGCACTCGGGCTCGCAGGCCAACATGGCGGCGTACTTCGCCCTCATGCAGCCGGGCGACACGCTGCTCGCCATGAGCCTCAACTTCGGCGGGCACCTCACCCACGGCTCCCCGGTCAACTTCTCCGGCAAGCTCTACAAGGTGGTCCCCTACGGCCTGAAGCAGGGCGACGAGACCATCGACTACGACGAGGTGGCGAGGCTCGCGAAGGAGCACGGCCCGCGCGTCATCATGGCCGGCGCCAGCGCCTACCCGCGCGTCATCGACTTCGTGCGGCTCAAGGAGATCGCCGACTCGGTCAACGCCAGCCTGGTGGTGGACATGGCGCACATCGCCGGCCTCGTCGCCGCCGGCGTGCACCCGTCGCCGGTGCCGCACGCCGAGATCGTGACCAGCACCACCCACAAGACCCTGCGCGGCCCGCGCGGCGGCCTCATCCTGGCGAAGGAGCAGCACGCCAAGGTGCTGAACTCCCAGATCTTCCCCGGCATCCAGGGCGGCCCGCTCGAGCACGTCATCGCCGCCAAGGCGGTCGCGTTCGGCGAGGCGCAGAAGCCCGAGTTCAAGGCCTACCAGCAGCAGATCGTGAAGAACGCCCAGGCGCTCGCCGAGGGGCTCAAGAGCGCGGGCCTCCGGCTCGTCTCGGGCGGCACCGACAACCACCTCATGCTGGTGGACCTCCGCCCGCGCAAGCTCACCGGCCGCACCGCCGAGGAGGCGCTCGGGAAGGCCGGGATCACGGTCAACAAGAACATGATCCCCTGGGATCCCGAGAAGCCGATGACCACCTCGGGCATCCGGGTCGGCACGCCCGCCATCACCACCCGCGGCATGGGGGTGGCCGAGATGGCGACCGTGGCGAAGCTCATCTCCGCGGCCCTCGACGCCCCGGGCGACGACGCCGCCCTCGCCAAGGTGAAGGGCGAGGTGAAGGAGCTCTGCAAGCAGTTCCCGCTCTACCCCGGCCTCGGCTGA
- the rpiB gene encoding ribose 5-phosphate isomerase B: MEGKIVAGSDHAGLSLRAEAVKVAQAAGFEVEDLGPFSGDSVDYPEYARQVAERVASGAARFGILVCGTGIGMSISANKIHGVRAALCTNEFEARMARAHNDANVLCLGQRVLGPGLGAAIVAAFLAEPFEGGRHARRVELIKALEK; encoded by the coding sequence ATGGAAGGGAAGATCGTCGCCGGCTCCGACCACGCCGGCCTGTCGCTGCGCGCCGAGGCCGTGAAGGTGGCCCAGGCGGCCGGGTTCGAGGTGGAGGACCTGGGCCCGTTCTCGGGCGACAGCGTGGACTACCCCGAGTACGCCCGGCAGGTGGCGGAGCGGGTGGCGAGCGGCGCCGCCCGGTTCGGGATCCTGGTCTGCGGGACCGGCATCGGCATGTCGATCTCCGCCAACAAGATCCACGGGGTGCGGGCCGCCCTCTGCACCAACGAGTTCGAGGCGCGCATGGCCCGCGCCCACAACGACGCCAACGTCCTCTGCCTGGGCCAGCGCGTCCTCGGCCCGGGGCTGGGCGCCGCCATCGTCGCGGCATTCCTCGCGGAACCCTTCGAGGGCGGGCGGCACGCGCGGAGGGTCGAGCTGATCAAGGCGCTGGAGAAGTAG
- a CDS encoding chemotaxis protein CheA, whose protein sequence is MAERPSEKALSEFISEAQENIEALDRDFLRLEDACKSSGSGEADPDILNAVFRAAHTLKGVSAMFGVERMARLAHALEDLLDAVRMGRRPLDLATFKLLNQATELLGRCIAEEAAGRPPVTGDAAEQLAQALRAKPAPASEAGGDPLQAYALDPALLSVLTEYEEHRLRHNLGKGARLFRVKVGFDLASFDTALDALKAGLKELGEVVSTLPSSDASDPNAIAFDLLFCSGSTRDAVKAVAGPAAVVDEVPRGQRAPSAPRAAPPPGLSPLGGSAPDAPASAIPLAPPPANLPISPAPAEAPLPPDLPLAGPGPAEPETGSLRSVSQAVRVDIHKLDRLMNVVGELVLVKTSLLQLAERMRGGEDQAALAAELHRESRSLERKLNDLQTGILEVRMVPLGQVFDKLSRMVRKLTRDLGKEIEFTTQGGDTELDKLIVEDLSDPLMHLIRNSLDHAIEPPEVRRQRGKPRAGLISLGASQKGSHVQIVVEDDGNGIDDARIREVAVKRGLVTQEQVAQMSRREVMNLIFVPGFSTAKQVTSLSGRGVGMDVVKNNIANLSGIIDLHTELGKGTRFEITLPVTLAIIRALVVSAAQRTYAVPLSSVLEILTVDPAELRTIETREVITLRGATLPLVRLARFFGTRGEEPRQKSMQVVVVGLAQERLGIAVDELTGQQDVVVKPLGRALGTIRGIAGATDLGNRRTVLVLDVGAIIEEVVRGEGVLEAVGQAG, encoded by the coding sequence ATGGCGGAACGCCCTTCGGAGAAGGCGCTCTCGGAGTTCATCTCCGAGGCGCAGGAGAACATCGAGGCCCTCGACCGCGACTTCCTGCGGCTCGAGGACGCCTGCAAGAGCAGTGGCTCGGGCGAAGCCGATCCCGACATCCTGAACGCCGTCTTCCGGGCCGCCCACACGCTCAAGGGCGTCTCGGCCATGTTCGGCGTGGAGCGCATGGCCAGGCTGGCGCACGCGCTCGAGGACCTGCTCGACGCGGTGCGCATGGGGCGGCGCCCGCTCGACCTGGCCACCTTCAAGCTCCTCAACCAGGCCACCGAGCTGCTCGGGAGGTGCATCGCCGAGGAGGCGGCCGGGAGGCCCCCGGTCACCGGCGACGCCGCGGAGCAGCTCGCCCAGGCGCTGCGCGCCAAGCCGGCGCCGGCGTCCGAGGCGGGCGGCGACCCGCTCCAGGCGTACGCGCTCGACCCGGCGCTCCTCTCGGTGCTGACCGAGTACGAGGAGCACCGGCTCCGCCACAACCTCGGGAAGGGCGCGCGCCTCTTCCGCGTGAAGGTCGGGTTCGACCTCGCCAGCTTCGACACCGCGCTCGACGCGCTCAAGGCGGGGCTGAAGGAGCTCGGCGAGGTGGTCTCCACCCTCCCGTCCTCCGACGCGAGCGACCCCAACGCCATCGCCTTCGACCTCCTCTTCTGCTCGGGGTCCACCCGCGACGCCGTGAAGGCCGTCGCCGGCCCGGCGGCGGTGGTCGACGAGGTGCCGCGCGGCCAGCGCGCCCCCTCGGCCCCGCGCGCCGCCCCGCCCCCGGGGCTCTCGCCGCTCGGCGGGTCCGCGCCGGACGCGCCCGCCTCCGCGATCCCGCTCGCGCCCCCGCCGGCCAACCTCCCCATCTCGCCCGCGCCCGCCGAGGCGCCGCTCCCGCCCGACCTCCCGCTCGCGGGCCCCGGGCCGGCGGAGCCCGAGACCGGCTCGCTCCGCTCGGTGTCGCAGGCGGTCCGCGTCGACATCCACAAGCTCGACCGGCTCATGAACGTGGTCGGCGAGCTCGTGCTGGTGAAGACCAGCCTGCTGCAGCTCGCGGAGCGGATGCGCGGCGGGGAGGACCAGGCCGCGCTCGCCGCCGAGCTGCACCGCGAGAGCCGGAGCCTGGAGCGCAAGCTCAACGACCTGCAGACCGGGATCCTCGAGGTCCGCATGGTCCCGCTGGGCCAGGTCTTCGACAAGCTCTCGCGCATGGTGCGCAAGCTCACGCGCGACCTCGGCAAGGAGATCGAGTTCACCACCCAGGGCGGCGACACCGAGCTCGACAAGCTCATCGTCGAGGACCTCTCCGACCCGCTCATGCACCTCATCCGGAACTCGCTCGACCACGCCATCGAGCCGCCGGAGGTGCGCCGCCAGCGCGGCAAGCCGCGCGCCGGGCTGATCTCGCTGGGCGCCTCGCAGAAGGGCAGCCACGTGCAGATCGTGGTGGAGGACGACGGCAACGGCATCGACGACGCCCGCATCCGCGAGGTGGCGGTGAAGCGCGGGCTCGTGACCCAGGAGCAGGTGGCGCAGATGAGCCGGCGGGAGGTGATGAACCTCATCTTCGTGCCCGGCTTCTCGACCGCGAAGCAGGTGACGTCCCTCTCCGGCCGCGGCGTCGGCATGGACGTGGTGAAGAACAACATCGCCAACCTGTCGGGCATCATCGACCTGCACACGGAGCTCGGGAAGGGCACCCGGTTCGAGATCACGCTCCCGGTGACCCTCGCCATCATCCGGGCCCTGGTGGTGAGCGCCGCGCAGCGCACCTACGCCGTGCCGCTCTCGTCGGTGCTCGAGATCCTCACGGTGGACCCGGCCGAGCTCCGCACCATCGAGACCCGCGAGGTGATCACGCTGCGGGGCGCGACCCTGCCGCTGGTCCGGCTGGCGCGCTTCTTCGGCACGCGCGGCGAGGAGCCGCGCCAGAAGAGCATGCAGGTGGTGGTGGTGGGGCTCGCGCAGGAGCGGCTCGGCATCGCCGTGGACGAGCTCACCGGGCAGCAGGACGTCGTGGTGAAGCCGCTCGGGCGCGCGCTCGGGACCATCCGCGGCATCGCCGGGGCCACCGACCTCGGCAACCGCCGCACCGTGCTGGTGCTCGACGTGGGCGCCATCATCGAGGAGGTCGTGCGCGGCGAGGGCGTCCTGGAGGCGGTCGGCCAGGCCGGGTGA
- the ribH gene encoding 6,7-dimethyl-8-ribityllumazine synthase gives MNVIEGSLVATGLRFALVVSRFNSLVTEQLLAGAVDTLKRHGVDEGAIDVYRCPGTFELPALLRRVARTGRYDAAVALGAVIRGGTPHFEYVSAEATKGVAQVAFEASCAVSLGVLTCDDMAQALERAGVKAGNKGAEAALAAIEQANVFRSEKLGQGKGGRE, from the coding sequence ATGAACGTCATCGAAGGCTCGCTCGTCGCCACCGGGCTCCGGTTCGCCCTGGTGGTCTCGCGCTTCAACTCCCTCGTCACCGAGCAGCTGCTCGCCGGTGCCGTCGACACCCTGAAGCGCCACGGCGTGGACGAGGGCGCGATCGACGTCTACCGCTGCCCCGGCACCTTCGAGCTGCCGGCGCTGCTCCGGCGCGTCGCCCGCACCGGCCGCTACGACGCCGCGGTGGCGCTCGGCGCCGTGATCCGCGGCGGCACGCCGCACTTCGAGTACGTGTCCGCCGAGGCCACCAAGGGGGTGGCCCAGGTGGCGTTCGAGGCCTCCTGCGCGGTCTCGCTCGGCGTCCTCACCTGCGACGACATGGCCCAGGCGCTCGAGCGCGCCGGCGTGAAGGCCGGCAACAAGGGCGCCGAGGCGGCGCTCGCGGCCATCGAGCAGGCCAACGTGTTCCGGTCGGAGAAGCTGGGCCAGGGCAAGGGAGGCCGGGAGTAG
- the ribD gene encoding bifunctional diaminohydroxyphosphoribosylaminopyrimidine deaminase/5-amino-6-(5-phosphoribosylamino)uracil reductase RibD translates to MTRSERAAAEGFMRLALAEAAKGLGRTSPNPAVGAVLVKDGRVVARGHHARAGGPHAEVVALRRAGEEARGADLYTTLEPCSHFGKTPPCSLALLEAGVRRVFVGSRDPNLLVNGRGIARLRRGGVEVTAGVLREECDALNAHWFRYITSGRPYVTLKAAITLDGKLATRDGDARWVSGEASRAEAHRLRDRVDAVLVGAGTARADDPRLTTRLPRGRGRDPVRVVLDPRLSLPPSLKLFHHRSKAPTLVAHLAGVRIPARRLAEGVQFLACRERRGRIDLHDLLDRLAARGIAHLLVEGGAEVHRSFLDEGLADRVLLFVAPKIAGGEARSWVAGPSVARMADALALEGLSVRPLGEDLLVTAVPVRRR, encoded by the coding sequence ATGACCCGCTCCGAACGCGCCGCCGCCGAGGGCTTCATGCGGCTGGCCCTCGCCGAGGCGGCCAAGGGGCTCGGCCGCACCAGCCCGAACCCCGCCGTGGGCGCGGTCCTCGTGAAGGACGGCCGCGTGGTGGCGCGCGGGCACCACGCGCGCGCCGGCGGCCCCCACGCCGAGGTGGTGGCGCTGCGCCGCGCCGGGGAAGAGGCGCGCGGCGCCGACCTCTACACCACGCTCGAGCCCTGCAGCCACTTCGGCAAGACGCCGCCGTGCAGCCTGGCCCTGCTCGAGGCCGGGGTGAGGCGGGTCTTCGTCGGCTCGCGCGACCCCAACCTGCTCGTGAACGGCCGCGGCATCGCCCGGCTCCGGCGCGGCGGGGTGGAGGTGACCGCCGGCGTGCTCCGGGAGGAGTGCGACGCCCTCAACGCCCACTGGTTCCGCTACATCACGAGCGGCCGGCCCTACGTCACCCTCAAGGCGGCCATCACCCTCGACGGCAAGCTGGCCACCCGGGACGGCGACGCCCGCTGGGTGTCGGGAGAGGCCTCGCGCGCCGAGGCGCACCGCCTGCGCGACCGGGTGGACGCCGTCCTGGTCGGCGCCGGCACCGCCCGCGCCGACGACCCTCGGCTCACCACCCGGCTCCCCCGCGGGCGGGGCCGCGACCCGGTCCGGGTGGTCCTCGATCCCCGGCTCTCGCTCCCGCCCTCGCTGAAGCTCTTCCACCACCGCTCCAAGGCGCCCACGCTGGTCGCCCACCTCGCGGGCGTGCGCATCCCGGCGCGCCGGCTCGCCGAAGGGGTGCAGTTCCTCGCCTGCCGCGAGCGGCGGGGGCGCATCGACCTCCACGACCTGCTCGACCGGCTGGCGGCGCGGGGCATCGCCCACCTGCTCGTCGAGGGCGGGGCCGAGGTGCACCGGAGCTTCCTCGACGAGGGGCTCGCCGATCGGGTGCTCCTCTTCGTGGCCCCCAAGATCGCCGGCGGCGAGGCCCGCAGCTGGGTGGCCGGGCCGAGCGTCGCCCGCATGGCCGACGCCCTCGCGCTCGAGGGGCTGTCGGTCCGGCCGCTGGGCGAGGACCTGCTCGTGACGGCGGTGCCGGTGCGGCGCCGCTAG
- a CDS encoding riboflavin synthase, protein MFTGLVADTGTVERIAPRQGGVRLALRPHTLEVDALQPGESVACSGCCLTVVERGAGLVSFDAVPETLSRTTIGTWRPGTVVNLERALALGDRLGGHLVQGHVDGIGEVLARRPEGQGARLTVSLPAPIAPLVAEKGSIAIDGVSLTVAAAGRESFEVALIPETLARTTLGAAQPGTKVNLEADVLARHVARLRELATPGLDAERLAGWGYGEGGAR, encoded by the coding sequence ATGTTCACGGGACTGGTGGCCGACACGGGGACGGTCGAGCGGATCGCGCCGCGGCAGGGAGGCGTGCGCCTGGCCCTCCGCCCTCACACCCTCGAGGTGGACGCGCTGCAGCCCGGCGAGAGCGTCGCCTGCTCGGGCTGCTGCCTCACGGTGGTGGAGCGCGGCGCCGGGCTCGTCTCCTTCGACGCCGTCCCGGAGACCCTCTCGCGCACGACCATCGGGACGTGGCGCCCCGGCACCGTGGTGAACCTGGAGCGGGCCCTCGCCCTGGGCGACCGGCTCGGCGGGCACCTCGTGCAGGGGCACGTGGACGGCATCGGCGAGGTCCTGGCGCGCCGGCCCGAGGGGCAGGGGGCGCGGCTCACGGTGTCGCTGCCGGCCCCCATCGCCCCGCTCGTCGCCGAGAAGGGCTCGATCGCCATCGACGGCGTGTCGCTCACGGTCGCCGCCGCGGGCCGGGAGAGCTTCGAGGTGGCGCTCATCCCGGAGACGCTCGCCCGCACCACCCTCGGCGCCGCGCAGCCGGGGACCAAGGTCAACCTGGAGGCCGACGTGCTGGCGCGCCACGTGGCGCGGCTGCGCGAGCTCGCGACGCCCGGCCTCGACGCGGAAAGGCTCGCCGGTTGGGGTTACGGCGAGGGAGGAGCTCGATGA
- a CDS encoding bifunctional 3,4-dihydroxy-2-butanone-4-phosphate synthase/GTP cyclohydrolase II, with protein sequence MTAQQAEKVIDRIEDAIDAIRRGKMVILTDDEDRENEGDLCIAADKVTPEAINFMAKHGRGLICLALSEEKVRELKLPLMVEEQANSSNFGTAFTVSIEAAEGVTTGISAKDRAHTILTAVKPEARPEDLSRPGHVFPLRARPGGVLVRAGQTEGSVDLARLAGLSPAGVICEVMNDDGTMARRPDLEKLAREFDLPLISVADLIAYRMRKDSLVRRAAEASVPTVYGEFTAVAYENDVDKSQHVAFVKGGWKPGEPVLVRVHSKCLTGDVFGSERCDCGPQLHAAMRQIERAGKGVLLYLDQEGRGIGLANKLKAYNLQDQGFDTFEANVKLGFKPDLRDYGIGAQILRDLGVRKMQLLTNNPKKIVGLEGYGLEVTERVPIEMPATERNRAYLETKREKFGHLLTLLPDTSPRRMTRPARTKKAQQRKGKKR encoded by the coding sequence ATGACGGCCCAGCAGGCGGAGAAGGTGATCGATCGCATCGAGGACGCGATAGACGCCATTCGCCGCGGCAAGATGGTGATCCTCACCGACGACGAGGATCGCGAGAACGAGGGCGACCTCTGCATCGCCGCCGACAAGGTGACGCCGGAGGCCATCAACTTCATGGCCAAGCACGGCCGCGGTCTCATCTGCCTGGCGCTCTCCGAGGAGAAGGTCCGCGAGCTGAAGCTCCCGCTGATGGTCGAGGAGCAGGCCAACAGCTCGAACTTCGGGACCGCCTTCACCGTCTCCATCGAGGCGGCCGAGGGCGTCACCACCGGCATCAGCGCCAAGGACCGCGCCCACACCATCCTCACGGCGGTGAAGCCGGAGGCCCGGCCCGAGGACCTGTCGCGGCCCGGCCACGTCTTCCCGCTGCGCGCCCGCCCGGGCGGCGTGCTGGTGCGCGCCGGCCAGACCGAGGGCTCGGTGGACCTGGCCCGGCTCGCCGGGCTCTCGCCGGCCGGCGTGATCTGCGAGGTGATGAACGACGACGGGACCATGGCCCGCCGCCCGGACCTCGAGAAGCTGGCGCGCGAGTTCGATCTCCCGCTCATCTCGGTGGCCGATCTCATCGCCTACCGGATGCGCAAGGACTCGCTGGTGCGCCGCGCCGCGGAGGCCTCGGTGCCCACCGTGTACGGCGAGTTCACCGCGGTCGCCTACGAGAACGACGTGGACAAGAGCCAGCACGTGGCCTTCGTGAAGGGCGGCTGGAAGCCCGGCGAGCCGGTGCTGGTCCGGGTGCACTCCAAGTGCCTCACCGGCGACGTCTTCGGCTCCGAGCGCTGCGACTGCGGCCCGCAGCTCCACGCCGCCATGCGGCAGATCGAGCGGGCGGGGAAGGGCGTGCTCCTCTACCTCGATCAGGAGGGGCGCGGGATCGGGCTCGCGAACAAGCTCAAGGCGTACAACCTGCAGGACCAGGGGTTCGACACCTTCGAGGCGAACGTGAAGCTCGGCTTCAAGCCCGACCTGCGCGACTACGGCATCGGCGCCCAGATCCTGCGCGACCTCGGCGTGCGCAAGATGCAGCTCCTCACCAACAACCCGAAGAAGATCGTCGGGCTCGAGGGCTACGGCCTCGAGGTGACCGAGCGGGTGCCCATCGAGATGCCCGCCACCGAGCGCAACCGGGCCTACCTCGAGACCAAGCGGGAGAAGTTCGGGCACCTCCTCACGCTGCTCCCCGACACCAGCCCCCGCCGCATGACCCGCCCCGCGCGCACCAAGAAGGCGCAGCAGCGGAAAGGAAAGAAGCGATGA
- a CDS encoding M17 family peptidase N-terminal domain-containing protein: MTLRLELAELGLPALDALDVDALAVFVGPERPLQGLAGFADWRLCGALSRAIREHHFDGGYGEALLIPSAGRLPVDRIFCFGTGEAPLDAAAYGALLGKACEAMQRARSEAFATSLPPARAEGEGAVPAARLWVEACARFQGRRQVLLGDSRALARDLGVAKQALGADIDVLLPTARVEMPPRPMSLPPPGHVVR; this comes from the coding sequence ATGACGCTGCGCCTGGAGCTGGCCGAGCTCGGGCTGCCCGCGCTCGACGCCCTCGACGTGGACGCGCTGGCCGTCTTCGTCGGCCCGGAGCGGCCGCTCCAGGGGCTCGCCGGCTTCGCCGACTGGCGGCTCTGCGGCGCCCTGTCGCGCGCCATCCGCGAGCACCACTTCGACGGCGGCTACGGCGAGGCGCTGCTCATCCCGTCGGCCGGGCGGCTCCCGGTGGACCGGATCTTCTGCTTCGGGACCGGCGAGGCGCCGCTCGACGCGGCCGCCTACGGCGCGCTGCTCGGCAAGGCCTGCGAGGCGATGCAGCGGGCCCGCAGCGAGGCCTTCGCGACCTCCCTCCCGCCGGCGCGCGCCGAGGGGGAGGGGGCCGTGCCCGCGGCGCGGCTCTGGGTCGAGGCCTGCGCAAGGTTCCAGGGGCGGCGCCAGGTGCTCCTCGGCGACTCCCGCGCGCTCGCCCGCGACCTCGGTGTGGCGAAGCAGGCGCTCGGGGCCGACATCGACGTGCTCCTGCCCACCGCGCGGGTCGAGATGCCGCCGCGGCCAATGAGTTTGCCCCCCCCCGGGCACGTGGTACGTTAG
- the nrdR gene encoding transcriptional regulator NrdR produces MRCPFCGHMEDRVVDSREAQEGQATRRRRECLGCVRRFTTYERIEEVQPSVVKKDGRREPFDRQKIVEGLRRACQKRPVSAEQIEELVAAVERQLQESGEREVRSTAIGEAVMQRLKALDQVAYVRFASVYRAFRDVGEFMSELAGLAQDKPR; encoded by the coding sequence ATGCGCTGCCCCTTCTGCGGCCACATGGAAGACCGCGTCGTCGACTCGCGCGAGGCCCAGGAAGGCCAGGCCACGCGGCGCCGGCGCGAGTGCCTCGGCTGCGTCCGGCGCTTCACCACCTACGAGCGCATCGAGGAGGTGCAGCCGTCGGTGGTGAAGAAGGACGGCCGCCGCGAGCCCTTCGACCGGCAGAAGATCGTCGAGGGGCTCCGCCGCGCCTGCCAGAAGCGCCCGGTCTCGGCGGAGCAGATCGAGGAGCTCGTCGCCGCGGTGGAGCGGCAGCTCCAGGAGTCGGGCGAGCGCGAGGTGAGGAGCACCGCCATCGGCGAGGCGGTGATGCAGCGGCTCAAGGCGCTCGACCAGGTGGCCTACGTCCGCTTCGCCTCCGTGTACCGGGCCTTCCGCGACGTCGGCGAGTTCATGAGCGAGCTCGCCGGGCTCGCCCAAGACAAGCCGCGATGA
- a CDS encoding ExeA family protein, whose protein sequence is MYLEHYGLHAKPFSKTPDPAFLYHSPQHAEALARLSHALEEREPAVLTGEVGAGKTTLSRALVDAFADRCRFALVVNPALPAAQLLSAVSDAFGLPRQKRKGDVYAALAELAAALDEEDQFPVVLVDEAQMLPGRGAYDELRLLTNLTADDRALIGLVLIGQPELRDRIRGKGGEAFAQRIGVAYHLGALEAPEVGAYLAHRLRVAGREEPLFTEDAVLEIHARSGGVPRRINQLAASSLLEGFARELQRLDAGVVQAAAADLDAYLGGKPVRG, encoded by the coding sequence ATGTACCTCGAGCACTACGGGCTCCACGCCAAGCCCTTCTCCAAGACCCCCGACCCCGCGTTCCTCTACCACTCGCCCCAGCACGCCGAGGCGCTGGCCCGCCTCTCGCACGCCCTCGAGGAGCGGGAGCCGGCGGTGCTCACCGGCGAGGTGGGCGCGGGCAAGACCACGCTGTCGCGCGCGCTGGTGGACGCCTTCGCGGACCGCTGCCGCTTCGCGCTGGTCGTGAACCCGGCGCTGCCGGCGGCCCAGCTCCTCTCCGCCGTCTCCGACGCCTTCGGCCTGCCGCGCCAGAAGCGCAAGGGCGACGTCTACGCCGCCCTGGCCGAGCTCGCCGCCGCCCTCGACGAGGAGGACCAGTTTCCCGTGGTGCTGGTGGACGAGGCCCAGATGCTCCCCGGCCGCGGCGCCTACGACGAGCTGCGCCTGCTCACCAACCTCACCGCCGACGACCGGGCGCTCATCGGGCTCGTGCTCATCGGCCAGCCGGAGCTGCGCGACCGGATCCGCGGCAAGGGCGGCGAGGCGTTCGCGCAGCGGATCGGCGTCGCCTACCACCTCGGCGCGCTCGAGGCGCCCGAGGTGGGGGCCTACCTCGCCCACCGGCTGCGCGTCGCCGGGCGCGAGGAGCCGCTCTTCACCGAGGACGCGGTGCTCGAGATCCACGCCCGCTCCGGGGGCGTGCCGCGGCGCATCAACCAGCTCGCCGCGAGCTCCCTCCTCGAGGGGTTCGCCCGCGAGCTGCAGCGGCTCGACGCCGGGGTCGTCCAGGCCGCGGCCGCCGATCTCGACGCCTATCTGGGCGGGAAGCCCGTCCGGGGGTAG